The proteins below are encoded in one region of Neorhodopirellula lusitana:
- the metF gene encoding methylenetetrahydrofolate reductase [NAD(P)H] produces the protein MTLADLYQSDGCTISFELFPPKTDEGIDLLCQNVERLLRFQPQYFTCTYGAGGSSQRATLEVLKRVKEITQLPVASHLTCVGSTVDQLCDYLQKATEMGVDYIVALRGDPPKGTDQFEQTSGGLQYANELVELIGKKFPDLGVAVAGYPEVHQEAPDAKTDMDNLKRKVDAGADIVITQLFYDNADFYRFRDDCQKAGIDIPIVPGVLPVTNFKQAQRIAGMCKAAIPANLEAAMTAVESAEDQFHVGVEHARQQTIDLMANGVPGIHYYVLNKSDAAAELLDGLSIQGPVS, from the coding sequence ATGACGCTGGCTGATCTCTATCAATCTGACGGATGCACGATTTCCTTCGAATTGTTCCCACCCAAGACAGACGAAGGCATCGATTTACTATGCCAGAATGTGGAGCGTTTGCTGCGGTTCCAGCCCCAATATTTCACGTGCACTTACGGTGCGGGCGGTTCGAGCCAGCGGGCGACTTTGGAAGTACTTAAGCGAGTCAAAGAGATCACCCAGTTGCCCGTTGCGTCGCACCTGACTTGCGTGGGCTCGACCGTGGATCAGCTTTGCGACTACTTGCAAAAAGCAACCGAGATGGGTGTGGACTACATTGTCGCGCTGCGTGGCGATCCGCCAAAGGGAACGGACCAGTTTGAACAAACCAGCGGCGGTCTGCAGTACGCGAATGAGTTAGTCGAGTTGATTGGCAAGAAGTTCCCTGACTTGGGCGTGGCCGTTGCAGGTTACCCCGAAGTGCACCAGGAAGCGCCGGATGCCAAAACCGACATGGACAATTTGAAGCGAAAGGTGGACGCGGGAGCGGACATCGTGATCACGCAGTTGTTCTACGACAATGCGGACTTCTACCGCTTCCGTGACGACTGCCAGAAGGCGGGGATCGACATTCCGATCGTGCCAGGTGTGTTGCCGGTCACCAATTTCAAACAGGCTCAACGGATTGCGGGAATGTGCAAGGCCGCCATCCCCGCCAATTTGGAAGCGGCGATGACTGCAGTTGAATCTGCGGAAGATCAATTTCACGTGGGAGTCGAGCACGCACGTCAGCAGACGATCGACTTGATGGCCAACGGCGTACCCGGCATTCACTACTACGTGCTGAATAAGTCCGACGCCGCCGCGGAACTACTTGACGGTTTGTCAATTCAGGGCCCCGTGTCCTAG
- a CDS encoding prenyltransferase/squalene oxidase repeat-containing protein: MTKCFGEFPVSRRAVLTGLLASSIKASSSRLGAADELQGIYVPDAVDRAIDRGIDSLLSHQRDDGAITDRGHATAMTALSIMALASIGVVPDSVSPRGRALNRAIEFVLMPRNQANGYFGERDGSRMYGHGIVTLMLTEMLGMGASVEQNRRIHESLVAALKVILKSQSVRKPPRLQGGWRYTPSARDSDLSVSVWQVMALRSAKNDGLDVPAEAIESAVEYLRNSYTSPMNADGQPRDRVGGFAYTPGTRHPSFTMTAAGLLALQTCGQYDSPLVAGAAEWLLEHPPRSQDRFFYYGMYYYAQGMHQVGGKAAEEAKRLTSEELLNFQSNSGHWNGQHGEERNIGLVYCTTLAILSLSVRYHYLPIYQR; encoded by the coding sequence ATGACGAAGTGCTTTGGAGAGTTCCCGGTTAGTCGCCGAGCTGTCTTGACTGGTTTACTCGCGAGCTCGATCAAGGCGTCATCAAGCCGCCTTGGCGCGGCAGACGAACTGCAGGGAATCTATGTGCCAGATGCGGTAGATCGAGCCATTGACCGTGGAATCGATTCGCTGCTTTCTCATCAACGCGATGATGGCGCGATCACCGATCGCGGGCACGCGACCGCGATGACGGCACTGTCGATCATGGCGCTCGCTTCGATTGGTGTGGTGCCGGATTCGGTTTCACCGAGAGGTCGAGCCTTGAACCGCGCGATCGAATTTGTGTTGATGCCGCGTAACCAAGCCAATGGCTACTTTGGTGAACGGGATGGTTCGCGAATGTATGGGCATGGGATCGTCACCTTGATGCTGACCGAGATGCTTGGGATGGGGGCTTCGGTTGAGCAGAATAGACGGATCCACGAATCGTTGGTGGCAGCATTGAAGGTGATCTTGAAGTCGCAAAGCGTCCGAAAGCCTCCCAGGTTACAGGGTGGCTGGCGTTACACACCGTCGGCTCGCGATTCGGATTTGTCGGTGTCGGTGTGGCAGGTCATGGCTTTGCGGTCGGCAAAGAATGATGGTTTGGATGTGCCCGCGGAAGCGATTGAAAGTGCGGTAGAGTATTTGCGTAACTCGTATACTTCGCCCATGAACGCGGATGGACAGCCTCGTGATCGTGTGGGCGGTTTCGCGTACACGCCGGGGACGCGCCACCCGTCTTTCACAATGACAGCGGCTGGCTTGCTGGCTCTGCAGACTTGCGGTCAATATGATTCGCCATTGGTTGCCGGGGCAGCCGAATGGTTATTGGAGCATCCGCCACGTAGCCAAGATCGGTTCTTCTATTATGGAATGTACTATTACGCCCAGGGGATGCACCAAGTCGGCGGCAAAGCGGCGGAGGAAGCGAAGCGATTGACGAGTGAAGAATTGTTGAATTTCCAGAGCAATTCGGGACACTGGAATGGTCAACATGGTGAGGAACGCAACATCGGTCTGGTGTATTGCACGACTCTGGCCATTTTGAGTCTGAGCGTTCGTTATCACTATTTGCCGATCTATCAGCGGTAG
- a CDS encoding BatA domain-containing protein: MSFLNAAMALGALAFVVPLAIHLLFRSRFRSLDWGAMFLLQDIVQTNRRRMQWHQWILLALRCAIPILLAFAMARPLISAMRTMAGSEPISLVLIVDDSRSMSAAQRASTTMRATGELLQSLSRKDEVIVIATSQLGSVPEAGAAQDARMKLRALQFDGAPVSLDDMLHAGLAACEVASHPFRRMVVCSDFQDGILSATSDGLDQALVGRWEQARSDVELDFLNVAAGEDPAQLGNVFVESIEYDQPAIMLERPVRFSATIRNLSDAAMSGMRCSWSVDGVNIEETEVSIPARSTTQLHWNHAFARAGGASVALSVEHHDTLLADNRRRLAVNVLRNIRVWLVDGNPSNQPLKSETGFLKVALSPFAFQASFQSSGLAGFQGGSKRPPIGGLRRDIVSTRVLSFAAFSRAFKQLGASQQRSMQPSATQQDGDRQSSGKAALAEGLSDIPDLIVLANLKLPPGANLYNAAGQTFAGFLADGGNVVVFDGDRMDQDAWAACDWLPATPLEVIERGGSSMRMEPPGAKYAAWSVLSGSGDSLLDTVEVRQMRRLQLRDNSTVMMRTESGDPFVVEHANGKNLNRRDGGGRVVQFAIPCSTAWSNLPLRPVFLPLVQQLVLDLAGGAESLNGKPGETFRIQSAGMASGAVGSNPDERVWRVTGPRNQVQTRTIRVGDPLVFDDTSDAGVYRFMNTELSGGSNAADDSATSAEATAAMVRVIEVPASESRLRTLESDRLMAIGDALGGSVFDDAGSLIAATRRDRFGLEVWRPLIWLLLVVMVAEVLWQQRRSIRSRLPNDRQGVAL; encoded by the coding sequence CCTTGGGGGCTCTTGCGTTCGTGGTGCCACTTGCGATTCATCTGTTGTTTCGCAGTCGGTTTCGAAGCTTGGACTGGGGGGCGATGTTTCTACTACAGGACATTGTCCAGACAAATCGCCGACGGATGCAGTGGCATCAATGGATCTTGTTGGCGTTGCGATGTGCGATTCCGATTCTGCTCGCCTTCGCAATGGCGCGACCGTTGATTTCGGCGATGCGGACGATGGCGGGTTCGGAACCCATTTCATTGGTTTTGATTGTTGATGACAGTCGGTCAATGTCGGCGGCACAGCGGGCCAGCACGACGATGCGGGCGACCGGGGAATTGTTGCAGTCACTGTCTCGCAAAGATGAAGTGATTGTGATTGCGACAAGTCAGTTAGGTTCGGTTCCGGAGGCGGGCGCGGCTCAGGATGCACGGATGAAGCTGCGAGCCTTGCAGTTTGACGGTGCACCCGTCAGTTTGGATGACATGCTTCATGCAGGATTGGCGGCGTGTGAGGTCGCCTCGCATCCGTTCCGCCGCATGGTGGTGTGTTCGGACTTTCAAGATGGGATTCTCTCCGCGACATCGGACGGATTAGATCAGGCTTTGGTGGGACGCTGGGAACAAGCACGATCGGACGTGGAGTTGGACTTTTTGAACGTTGCCGCAGGGGAAGATCCAGCCCAGCTAGGAAACGTGTTTGTCGAGTCCATTGAGTACGATCAACCGGCGATCATGTTGGAGCGTCCAGTGCGGTTTTCGGCAACGATCCGGAACCTGTCCGATGCGGCGATGTCGGGGATGCGGTGCAGTTGGTCAGTGGACGGAGTGAACATCGAAGAGACCGAGGTCTCGATTCCTGCACGCAGCACGACCCAGCTGCATTGGAACCATGCATTTGCTCGAGCTGGCGGAGCCAGTGTGGCTTTGTCGGTGGAGCATCACGATACGTTGTTGGCGGATAATCGCCGCCGGTTGGCTGTAAATGTTCTGCGGAATATTCGGGTGTGGTTGGTCGATGGGAATCCTTCGAACCAGCCGCTGAAAAGCGAGACCGGCTTTTTGAAAGTGGCACTCAGTCCGTTCGCCTTTCAGGCTTCGTTCCAGTCGTCGGGTCTCGCAGGATTTCAAGGTGGATCGAAGCGGCCACCAATTGGCGGATTGCGACGCGACATCGTGTCCACTCGAGTGTTGTCGTTCGCTGCGTTTTCGCGTGCCTTCAAACAATTGGGAGCATCGCAACAACGTTCAATGCAACCAAGTGCGACCCAGCAAGATGGCGATCGGCAATCAAGTGGGAAGGCAGCGTTGGCTGAGGGGCTATCTGATATACCCGACTTGATAGTGCTGGCCAATTTGAAGTTGCCGCCCGGTGCTAATCTTTACAATGCGGCCGGTCAAACGTTTGCAGGATTCTTAGCTGATGGTGGCAACGTGGTTGTCTTCGACGGAGACCGTATGGACCAGGACGCCTGGGCGGCATGCGATTGGTTGCCGGCGACGCCGCTGGAAGTGATCGAGCGTGGTGGTTCGTCAATGCGGATGGAACCACCCGGTGCGAAGTACGCGGCTTGGTCGGTTTTGAGCGGTTCGGGAGACTCGTTGTTGGATACCGTTGAGGTCCGTCAGATGCGGCGGTTGCAGTTAAGGGACAACTCAACAGTCATGATGAGAACGGAATCGGGCGATCCGTTTGTGGTGGAACATGCCAATGGAAAGAACCTGAACCGGCGTGATGGCGGAGGACGAGTCGTGCAGTTCGCGATTCCGTGTAGTACGGCTTGGTCGAATTTGCCATTGCGTCCTGTGTTCTTGCCGCTGGTGCAGCAATTGGTACTTGATCTGGCCGGCGGTGCTGAATCGCTGAATGGGAAGCCCGGCGAGACATTTCGGATTCAGTCCGCTGGTATGGCTTCAGGTGCAGTCGGTTCGAATCCCGACGAACGGGTTTGGCGTGTGACGGGACCTCGCAATCAGGTCCAGACACGAACCATACGCGTGGGTGATCCGTTGGTGTTTGACGACACTTCGGATGCGGGAGTTTATCGTTTCATGAACACCGAATTGTCCGGTGGATCGAATGCTGCCGACGATTCAGCGACTTCTGCCGAGGCAACCGCTGCGATGGTGCGAGTGATTGAGGTGCCGGCGTCGGAGTCGCGATTGCGCACACTGGAGAGTGACCGCTTGATGGCGATCGGTGACGCTTTGGGCGGTAGTGTTTTTGACGATGCGGGGAGTTTAATTGCAGCGACAAGGCGGGACCGCTTTGGGCTGGAAGTTTGGCGACCGTTGATCTGGTTGCTGTTGGTGGTGATGGTCGCCGAGGTGCTGTGGCAGCAACGTAGGTCGATTCGTTCTAGGTTGCCCAATGATCGGCAGGGGGTGGCTCTGTGA
- a CDS encoding polysaccharide biosynthesis/export family protein, translated as MTKLPFSTTAIRAFVGAACCLGAALTTVPCNAQELIGPGDAMSESQELPAPSLLGKATSNPFAQSDSLMPAGSDDESDLLLDDPLKDYRKTLEEHLLKKERAKLEARARFESRSRDLIPAPLPPKRLPSPTSTDAYGSDQPDAELDRLRAKLDSLDLAPGLSLDSEEVPSPSDRPKQTKQPSTTDSDLDDLLAPPLPKANPTKPKSSTPKLPPPLRERSNTARPQPLGQPERLKPTPPATKRDATPQNRNPIPKYRATPAPRNNQTTRNQPATSKPETKRPETKPAETQSDSSAWANSRDGSTKDDAQPSPIRPRETHSVLQSSPAEATNSWESLVDAERYRWSTPASFRHNAPVSQVTCSTCGGCVDRHGVGACDRTGVYLGVGTREKPDCQCWRCPQQAPFNLYGPGGYAGPARSTPVADYRLRAGDQLQLTFMIKTVRTIGAYRLVVGDELLIESDADENLTRGSLDRGLEIQPDGTITLRFIGQVHAAGQTIEQLRELLNDRYEEYYPDPAIDVTPVQTGSVARHIREAISGSEGFNPQQTLQTVTPEGSIRLPRLGAIPTQGLTLGELKREINLRYESLGAGLEVEVVLEEQAPHFIYVLGEVAQPGQFEITNPTTALGGLSLAGSYIPGANLRQIVIFRRGPNWELVSTVLDLRGALLGKASRPTDEIWLQDGDVIIVPPAPIQLFDRFVQQVFTDGIYGIVPFSGFGFSLGNNN; from the coding sequence ATGACGAAACTCCCATTCAGCACCACAGCGATCCGAGCATTCGTCGGCGCAGCTTGCTGCCTCGGCGCCGCCCTGACGACGGTGCCCTGCAATGCGCAAGAACTAATCGGTCCCGGCGACGCGATGTCGGAATCGCAAGAGCTTCCAGCACCCTCACTGCTGGGCAAAGCCACGTCGAATCCTTTTGCTCAAAGCGACTCGTTGATGCCAGCGGGATCGGACGACGAATCTGACCTACTGCTCGACGATCCGTTGAAGGATTATCGCAAGACACTCGAAGAGCATTTACTAAAGAAGGAACGTGCAAAACTGGAAGCTCGTGCACGGTTCGAGTCTCGCTCTCGCGACTTAATCCCGGCTCCCCTGCCACCCAAGCGTCTCCCCTCGCCCACATCAACAGATGCTTACGGTAGCGATCAACCGGATGCCGAACTGGACCGACTTCGAGCCAAACTCGACTCACTTGACCTCGCCCCCGGACTCTCACTCGATAGCGAGGAAGTCCCCTCACCGAGCGACCGTCCTAAGCAAACGAAACAGCCATCGACCACCGACAGTGACCTCGATGACCTGCTTGCTCCGCCACTTCCCAAAGCGAATCCAACTAAGCCCAAGTCGTCAACGCCCAAACTACCGCCGCCACTGCGAGAACGCAGCAACACAGCTCGTCCCCAACCGCTCGGCCAACCAGAACGACTGAAGCCAACACCACCAGCGACAAAGCGGGATGCTACCCCACAGAATCGCAACCCGATTCCCAAATATCGTGCCACCCCCGCGCCTCGCAACAACCAGACAACACGCAATCAGCCAGCGACTTCAAAGCCGGAAACAAAACGCCCCGAGACCAAGCCAGCGGAAACCCAATCTGATTCGTCAGCTTGGGCGAACAGCCGGGACGGATCAACCAAGGATGACGCACAGCCCAGTCCAATCCGCCCTCGAGAAACCCATTCGGTTTTGCAGAGCTCACCCGCCGAAGCAACCAATAGCTGGGAATCACTGGTTGATGCGGAACGCTACCGCTGGTCCACACCGGCAAGTTTCCGTCACAACGCGCCGGTTTCGCAAGTCACATGCTCCACTTGCGGCGGTTGCGTTGACCGACACGGCGTCGGTGCATGCGATCGAACCGGTGTCTACTTGGGTGTCGGCACTCGAGAAAAACCCGACTGCCAGTGCTGGCGTTGCCCCCAACAAGCCCCCTTCAACCTCTACGGTCCGGGTGGCTATGCCGGTCCCGCTCGCTCCACGCCGGTCGCCGACTATCGCTTACGTGCTGGTGATCAACTTCAATTGACGTTCATGATCAAAACGGTTCGTACCATCGGAGCCTATCGCTTGGTGGTTGGCGATGAACTGCTAATTGAATCCGATGCCGACGAAAACCTAACCCGTGGGTCACTCGATCGCGGTCTTGAAATCCAGCCCGACGGCACGATCACGTTGCGATTTATCGGACAAGTCCATGCCGCCGGACAAACGATTGAACAATTGCGCGAACTGCTGAACGACCGCTACGAAGAGTACTATCCCGATCCGGCGATCGACGTGACCCCCGTTCAAACGGGCAGCGTCGCTCGTCACATTCGAGAAGCAATCAGTGGCTCCGAAGGATTCAACCCACAACAAACACTGCAAACCGTAACTCCAGAAGGATCGATCCGCTTACCAAGACTCGGAGCGATCCCAACCCAAGGCCTAACCCTGGGCGAACTGAAGCGAGAAATCAATCTTCGCTACGAATCGCTAGGAGCCGGACTGGAAGTCGAAGTGGTGCTGGAAGAACAGGCTCCTCACTTCATCTACGTGCTCGGTGAAGTGGCTCAACCCGGTCAATTCGAGATCACCAATCCAACCACCGCGTTGGGCGGATTGAGCCTCGCGGGTAGCTACATTCCCGGTGCCAACCTACGACAAATCGTGATCTTCCGCCGAGGCCCGAATTGGGAACTGGTCTCCACCGTCCTCGACTTGCGAGGTGCTCTGCTTGGCAAGGCATCACGTCCGACTGACGAAATCTGGCTGCAGGATGGTGACGTGATTATCGTTCCGCCTGCACCGATTCAGTTGTTCGACCGTTTCGTGCAACAGGTCTTCACCGACGGCATCTACGGAATCGTTCCCTTCAGCGGATTCGGCTTCTCACTAGGCAACAACAACTAG
- a CDS encoding tetratricopeptide repeat protein → MPQVSQVVIQTPPPAPIVRPPEPAPTPAEIRQQRLAFQRAETRVARELSQQWTNNEPLPPSDQIDIGSRKSQLAATAVEQLRLANWSAKRGAIASAQAAATQTLRTIALLRDTQAGGNLHTQQLNECFVAIRESTDFAGRYGPVDTDAIKRLIEVHQTPTLKQVSTSQLTASRAVEAYLQFAKTRLVEATQGGPLAAEAAMILADVESWVADGAVEPPTEHSKLHASALALTYRRAAVEIAPENPDAAAKLGRTLLRRSIPTAAKDYLLQSVNAEPTRQRVESLLEAAARSGDFILVDQCEKQLAATPLPSELPIQMMSPQDFARTSQTAFTPGFASTPAGTTHNGFSPTPQSPASQSPTPQYRVGTRPAYRTAAPRSSTPLGARTDQIVDPTLPTSPAANRSNGRLLW, encoded by the coding sequence GTGCCCCAGGTATCTCAGGTTGTCATCCAAACACCGCCCCCTGCGCCCATCGTGCGTCCCCCCGAGCCCGCACCGACGCCAGCGGAAATCCGACAACAGCGACTCGCTTTTCAACGCGCCGAAACTCGAGTCGCCCGAGAGCTAAGCCAACAGTGGACGAACAACGAACCGTTGCCACCCTCGGACCAAATCGATATCGGTTCTCGAAAATCACAACTTGCGGCAACCGCCGTTGAACAATTGCGGTTGGCCAACTGGTCAGCAAAACGAGGCGCGATCGCATCCGCTCAGGCTGCCGCCACCCAAACATTGCGAACCATCGCGTTGCTGCGCGACACGCAAGCGGGCGGCAACCTACACACCCAACAGCTCAACGAATGTTTCGTTGCCATTCGCGAATCGACCGACTTTGCTGGGCGGTATGGGCCCGTCGATACAGACGCAATCAAACGCTTGATTGAGGTTCATCAAACCCCAACACTTAAGCAAGTCTCCACTTCTCAACTGACCGCATCTCGAGCAGTCGAGGCGTACCTGCAGTTCGCTAAAACACGCCTGGTCGAAGCCACTCAAGGCGGTCCTTTAGCAGCGGAAGCAGCGATGATTCTGGCCGATGTCGAATCATGGGTTGCCGATGGTGCCGTGGAACCACCCACCGAACATTCCAAGCTACACGCATCGGCGTTGGCTTTGACCTATCGCCGAGCCGCCGTCGAGATCGCTCCCGAGAATCCTGACGCCGCGGCAAAACTGGGACGCACGCTACTGCGACGGTCCATCCCAACGGCGGCCAAAGATTATCTACTGCAAAGCGTCAATGCCGAGCCCACACGGCAACGTGTGGAGTCATTGCTCGAAGCCGCGGCTCGATCGGGAGACTTCATCCTGGTCGATCAGTGCGAAAAGCAGTTGGCGGCAACGCCCCTGCCCAGTGAACTGCCTATCCAAATGATGTCACCGCAGGACTTTGCTCGAACAAGCCAAACCGCGTTCACGCCTGGTTTCGCTAGCACCCCCGCCGGCACCACCCACAACGGGTTCTCGCCCACGCCTCAGTCTCCAGCCTCGCAATCCCCAACCCCGCAATACCGTGTGGGAACTCGACCAGCGTACCGAACCGCAGCACCTCGATCGTCGACGCCACTTGGTGCTCGAACCGATCAAATCGTCGATCCCACCTTGCCAACATCTCCGGCAGCCAACCGGTCCAATGGTCGCTTGCTTTGGTAG
- a CDS encoding VWA domain-containing protein codes for MLDPASAKLIGGLRLATDWPVWLVAVAAVVLGVSVLVLYLREMRGVAAPWSWLLPGIRSTAVVLALLLLAAPVWHRRQVVGTPSTVVWAVDRSLSMGERDSQSAGDEWGEWGEWGEWGEWGESRVANSPRNRLRRAVDRLWGEADQAGWINNLKSTHLMDVVAFDEVAKRVWSSESLDEVGGDFTGDQPETEEADAAGWLEVADGLRTNLSAPLQAVADQAARDGTSASEGVDGPSDDAGSNRVLVLMSDGRDSVGEADAAGLADQLAKVGWQVHAVGFGSLDETPDVGVVDVDAPERVADDGRLAGQVWLKHFGVGQQTLRVQIRGGDAVVWEDVVTIEADGKTAVPFDFAVETLMEAIRSGDLRGVDRDSVVLSLTAEVAVVPANDSGSDSIPAIDLKSANDHFDFRVAAASRDRRLLILDGSSRWETRYLRNLFSRDPAWQVDSILFGAGTDELMVERGEMPGQLPDSSRSWGRYDAVILGEIPPDQWTAEDARHLSEFVSRGGGLIVVDGRYQRIGTWIGMNAGGIESEEDAGQTNLGGQVAARTAMAQLIPVRVMEPGEGITKSVGSTKYQLEPTDAGRSHPVLLLESNEVSGLRGQMPGPRFMVPVRASEDAEVWVQAIDDSKQKSPWLVTRLFGSGRVFYLASDQTWRWRYKVEGRLHRRFWNQLLTAAMQPPYAVSDEFVSIGTDKIDYELGQPVTIRARIKPDQEMNPSSFDLDSETGVQGVQAVGSQTVGVQHVGEHRLGTTVDAILLQDDQVVATIPMQLDNAQRQTYVAQSEPLAVGKYDVRVRASGYDATALKASSPIWVTAPRSTELDRLSVDEPALQRIAQAGGGVYVHESSADELVELLKPLSRGRIVETDTALMQSWWVFLAIMGLLSLEWYFRKKAGLA; via the coding sequence ATGCTTGATCCTGCCTCGGCGAAGCTGATAGGCGGGTTGCGTTTGGCGACTGACTGGCCGGTGTGGTTAGTGGCCGTGGCCGCGGTGGTTCTTGGTGTTTCTGTGTTGGTTTTGTACCTGCGTGAGATGCGGGGGGTGGCGGCGCCATGGTCGTGGTTGCTTCCGGGGATCCGTAGCACGGCGGTTGTGTTGGCGTTGTTGTTGCTTGCCGCTCCGGTTTGGCATCGACGGCAAGTCGTTGGAACACCCTCGACGGTGGTGTGGGCCGTTGATCGATCACTCAGTATGGGCGAACGAGATTCGCAGTCGGCGGGTGACGAGTGGGGCGAGTGGGGCGAGTGGGGCGAGTGGGGCGAGTGGGGCGAGTCACGCGTCGCAAATTCGCCACGAAATCGTCTGCGGCGTGCGGTGGATCGTTTGTGGGGCGAGGCCGATCAAGCTGGTTGGATCAACAATTTGAAATCGACGCATTTGATGGACGTGGTTGCGTTCGATGAAGTGGCTAAACGGGTGTGGAGTTCGGAGAGTCTGGATGAGGTTGGGGGCGACTTCACCGGAGACCAACCTGAAACTGAAGAGGCGGACGCGGCTGGTTGGTTGGAAGTCGCTGACGGCTTAAGAACGAATTTGTCGGCACCGTTGCAAGCGGTTGCGGATCAGGCGGCTCGTGATGGCACCTCGGCGAGTGAAGGAGTGGACGGCCCATCGGACGATGCGGGATCCAACCGTGTTTTGGTGTTGATGTCCGATGGACGCGACAGCGTCGGCGAGGCCGATGCGGCTGGACTTGCGGATCAGCTTGCCAAAGTGGGCTGGCAGGTTCATGCCGTCGGCTTTGGAAGTTTGGATGAAACACCGGACGTGGGGGTGGTGGATGTCGATGCACCCGAGCGAGTTGCCGATGACGGACGTTTAGCGGGACAGGTTTGGCTGAAACACTTCGGTGTTGGACAGCAAACGCTACGGGTGCAGATTCGTGGTGGCGATGCGGTTGTTTGGGAGGATGTTGTCACGATTGAAGCGGATGGAAAGACGGCGGTTCCATTTGACTTTGCGGTCGAGACGCTGATGGAAGCGATCCGTTCAGGCGACCTGCGTGGCGTTGACCGAGACAGTGTTGTGCTTTCGTTGACGGCGGAGGTGGCGGTCGTACCAGCGAACGATTCTGGCAGCGATTCGATTCCGGCGATTGATCTGAAATCGGCGAATGATCACTTTGATTTTCGCGTTGCCGCTGCGAGTCGAGATCGACGGCTATTGATTCTGGATGGTTCGTCGCGTTGGGAGACCCGTTATTTACGCAACCTCTTTTCGCGAGATCCAGCATGGCAAGTGGATTCCATTCTGTTTGGTGCGGGGACGGACGAGTTAATGGTTGAGCGGGGCGAGATGCCAGGCCAACTTCCCGATTCATCACGGTCATGGGGACGCTACGACGCGGTCATCCTGGGTGAGATTCCGCCAGACCAGTGGACGGCGGAGGACGCTCGTCACCTGAGCGAGTTTGTGTCGCGAGGTGGTGGGCTGATCGTGGTTGACGGGCGTTACCAGCGGATCGGGACTTGGATTGGAATGAACGCCGGAGGAATTGAATCGGAGGAGGATGCTGGCCAAACGAATCTTGGTGGGCAAGTCGCGGCGCGTACCGCGATGGCTCAGTTGATCCCGGTTCGTGTGATGGAACCGGGCGAAGGGATAACGAAAAGTGTTGGCTCAACAAAATATCAACTGGAGCCCACCGATGCGGGGCGATCTCATCCGGTTCTATTGCTGGAGTCCAATGAGGTTTCTGGCTTGCGGGGACAAATGCCGGGGCCCCGTTTTATGGTTCCGGTGCGTGCTTCCGAGGATGCCGAAGTTTGGGTGCAAGCGATTGATGACAGCAAGCAAAAGTCGCCGTGGTTGGTGACCCGCTTATTTGGTTCAGGCCGTGTGTTTTATCTTGCGTCGGATCAGACTTGGCGATGGCGGTACAAGGTGGAAGGTCGATTGCATCGCCGGTTTTGGAATCAATTGTTGACGGCGGCGATGCAACCCCCATATGCGGTCAGCGATGAGTTTGTTTCGATTGGTACGGATAAGATCGACTACGAATTGGGACAGCCTGTCACGATCCGTGCGAGGATCAAGCCAGACCAGGAAATGAATCCCAGTTCGTTCGATTTGGACTCGGAAACCGGTGTTCAGGGTGTTCAGGCGGTGGGATCGCAGACTGTAGGAGTTCAGCATGTGGGAGAGCACCGTTTGGGAACGACCGTTGACGCGATCTTGTTACAGGACGATCAGGTGGTGGCGACAATTCCCATGCAGTTGGACAATGCCCAGCGTCAAACCTACGTCGCCCAAAGTGAACCCTTGGCGGTTGGGAAGTACGACGTGCGCGTGCGTGCCAGCGGTTACGACGCGACAGCTTTGAAAGCGTCTTCGCCCATTTGGGTGACGGCGCCGAGATCGACTGAACTGGATCGACTTTCGGTCGATGAGCCCGCCCTGCAGCGAATCGCTCAAGCGGGTGGCGGAGTGTATGTCCATGAATCATCTGCGGACGAACTTGTCGAGTTGCTTAAACCGCTTTCGCGTGGGCGAATTGTTGAGACGGACACCGCTCTGATGCAGTCGTGGTGGGTGTTCTTGGCGATCATGGGGCTGCTGAGTTTGGAATGGTACTTTCGTAAGAAGGCAGGTTTGGCATGA